Proteins from one Pontibacter korlensis genomic window:
- a CDS encoding AIR synthase related protein has translation MENRYLRRGVSASKEDVHNAIKNIDKGLFPKAFCKIIPDVLTGDEDYCAIMHADGAGTKSSLAYMYWKETGDLSVWKGIAQDAVVMNTDDLLCVGATDKILLSSTIGRNKNLIPGEVIAAIINGTEEVLQMLRDNGVGIYSTGGETADVGDLVRTIIVDSTVTARMRRDEVISNHTIQPGDVIVGFASYGQAKYEIEYNGGMGSNGLTSARHDVFHKYLAASYPESYDPELPVDLVYSGNMRLTDIDPETGIEVGKLVLSPTRTYAPIVMEILKQHRQNIHGMVHCSGGAQTKVLHFTEKVHIIKDNLLPVPPLFRIIQEQSHTDWKEMYKVFNMGHRLEIYLPEEHAQDLIDISKSFGVEAQVIGRVKKSKTNELTIRSPYGEFYYEG, from the coding sequence ATGGAAAACAGATATTTGCGTCGCGGCGTATCCGCCTCCAAGGAGGATGTGCACAACGCCATCAAAAACATCGATAAAGGACTTTTCCCAAAAGCTTTCTGCAAGATCATCCCTGATGTCCTGACGGGGGATGAGGATTACTGTGCCATTATGCACGCCGACGGAGCTGGTACCAAATCTTCGTTGGCTTACATGTACTGGAAGGAGACAGGCGACCTGAGCGTGTGGAAGGGCATTGCCCAAGATGCCGTGGTGATGAACACCGACGACCTGCTATGCGTGGGTGCCACTGATAAGATACTGCTTTCTTCTACCATCGGCAGAAATAAGAACCTGATCCCTGGTGAGGTGATTGCAGCGATCATCAACGGTACTGAGGAGGTGCTTCAGATGCTGCGCGACAATGGCGTGGGTATTTACAGCACCGGCGGCGAAACAGCTGATGTAGGCGACTTGGTGCGCACCATCATCGTAGACAGCACTGTAACAGCCCGCATGCGCCGCGATGAGGTTATTTCGAACCATACCATACAGCCCGGCGACGTAATAGTTGGTTTTGCCTCTTATGGGCAGGCCAAGTACGAGATAGAGTATAATGGCGGCATGGGCAGCAACGGCCTTACCTCGGCCCGCCACGATGTGTTTCATAAGTACCTGGCAGCCTCTTATCCGGAGAGCTACGATCCTGAGCTGCCCGTGGACCTGGTATACTCTGGCAACATGCGCCTTACCGATATCGACCCTGAGACAGGCATAGAGGTAGGCAAGCTAGTGCTTTCGCCAACACGTACCTATGCACCTATTGTAATGGAGATTCTGAAGCAGCACCGCCAAAACATACACGGCATGGTACACTGCTCTGGTGGTGCCCAGACTAAAGTGCTGCATTTCACTGAGAAGGTACACATTATAAAGGATAATCTGCTGCCGGTGCCGCCGCTGTTCCGCATTATTCAGGAGCAAAGCCATACCGATTGGAAGGAGATGTATAAGGTGTTTAACATGGGCCACCGCTTGGAGATTTACCTGCCGGAGGAGCATGCGCAGGATTTAATTGATATTTCGAAGAGCTTTGGCGTAGAGGCGCAGGTTATTGGCCGCGTGAAGAAAAGCAAGACCAATGAGCTCACCATCCGCAGCCCTTACGGCGAGTTCTACTACGAAGGCTAA
- the truA gene encoding tRNA pseudouridine(38-40) synthase TruA yields MRYFLEIAYDGTRFHGWQVQPNALSVQEVLEDCLKKVLREPINTTGSGRTDTGVHASQQFVHFNSTQQLDPQHTVYRLNRILPDDISVVNLYGVQDDAHARYDAFARTYHYYITLRKNPFKRYHAWYHSRPLDMEKMNEAAAILLNYEDFTTFSKVKGDTKHYRCNMYEAVWQQEGEELMFTIRANRFLRGMVRLVVGTLVDVGRGKLTVQEFEQIVASQDRKRSSGAAPSEGLYLAKVEYPPELFIENKEQR; encoded by the coding sequence ATGCGGTATTTTTTAGAGATAGCTTACGATGGAACACGCTTCCACGGCTGGCAGGTACAGCCAAATGCACTTTCGGTGCAGGAGGTGCTGGAGGACTGCTTAAAGAAAGTGCTTCGTGAGCCTATAAATACCACAGGCAGCGGCCGCACGGATACGGGGGTGCACGCCAGCCAGCAATTTGTGCATTTCAACTCTACGCAGCAGCTGGATCCGCAACACACCGTATATCGCCTCAACCGTATCCTGCCAGACGATATTTCAGTTGTCAATCTATATGGGGTACAGGATGACGCACACGCTCGTTATGACGCCTTTGCCCGTACCTATCACTATTATATCACGCTGCGCAAGAATCCATTTAAGCGCTATCATGCCTGGTATCATAGCCGCCCTCTGGATATGGAGAAAATGAACGAGGCCGCTGCTATACTCTTGAACTATGAGGACTTTACCACTTTTAGTAAGGTGAAGGGTGATACTAAGCACTACCGTTGCAATATGTATGAGGCTGTTTGGCAGCAGGAGGGAGAGGAGCTGATGTTCACCATTCGTGCAAACAGATTTCTACGAGGCATGGTGCGCCTCGTAGTGGGTACGCTGGTAGATGTAGGCCGCGGTAAGCTGACGGTGCAGGAGTTTGAACAGATAGTGGCAAGCCAGGACAGGAAACGGTCTAGCGGAGCTGCTCCCTCAGAAGGGTTGTACCTGGCAAAAGTAGAGTACCCGCCTGAGCTTTTTATAGAAAATAAGGAGCAAAGGTAA
- a CDS encoding DUF4293 domain-containing protein, whose protein sequence is MIQRIQTVFLALLAIAMIAMLFLPLWSKTDPATGETVVLTAWNLKSYFLNEQGEPSSAGTIPQQGTIAIGMLAIAAAVIAVYEIFQYKSRLNQMKLGLLNTLLIVATLGALLYYAYFVGSDLVQADEKGSYEAGFYLPLLALVLNSLANRFIKRDEDLVRSVDRLR, encoded by the coding sequence ATGATACAAAGAATTCAAACCGTATTTCTGGCCCTGCTGGCCATTGCCATGATCGCTATGCTGTTTCTGCCGCTGTGGTCTAAGACTGACCCTGCTACCGGCGAAACCGTGGTGTTAACAGCCTGGAATCTTAAGTCTTACTTCCTAAATGAGCAGGGAGAGCCGAGCTCGGCTGGCACTATTCCGCAACAAGGCACAATTGCCATTGGCATGCTGGCTATAGCCGCTGCAGTTATTGCCGTGTACGAGATATTTCAGTACAAGAGCCGCCTGAACCAGATGAAACTAGGCCTGCTGAATACACTGCTTATTGTAGCAACGTTGGGTGCCTTATTATACTATGCCTACTTTGTGGGTAGCGATTTGGTACAGGCAGATGAAAAAGGCTCCTACGAGGCTGGTTTCTACCTGCCCCTGCTAGCGCTTGTACTCAACTCCCTGGCTAATCGCTTTATCAAGCGCGATGAGGATCTGGTAAGATCTGTAGACAGGTTGAGATAA
- a CDS encoding DUF4476 domain-containing protein — translation MRKFLLPFLLVLLALPVWAQPSILTFTAERGEHFQVRVNGRIVNRSFTNYVRLNDVRPGEHYIELRVKSRHGLYKMGQKVFVPHGVEANYGVRTMGRSGKAYLKLLSEVPLRPIVVVPTPPLPRYPDYDREDDNYDDRYRDNYYGDCRKLLSARELDHAIEAIRSRDFESTKLSIARDALRGGSIMADDLKRLLLQFDHESTRVEFAKYAYDSLCDREHFYYIYDLFRFDSSVRELEEFSRRRR, via the coding sequence ATGAGAAAGTTTTTACTACCGTTCCTGCTTGTACTGCTGGCACTGCCGGTGTGGGCACAACCCTCTATTCTTACTTTCACTGCAGAGCGCGGCGAGCACTTCCAGGTTAGGGTGAATGGGCGCATCGTTAACCGCTCCTTTACCAATTACGTGCGCCTGAACGACGTGCGGCCGGGTGAGCATTATATCGAATTACGTGTTAAGAGCCGTCACGGCCTGTATAAAATGGGGCAGAAGGTGTTTGTGCCACACGGGGTGGAGGCAAACTATGGCGTGCGCACCATGGGCCGGAGCGGCAAGGCCTACCTCAAGCTCCTGAGCGAGGTGCCGCTGAGGCCGATAGTTGTAGTGCCAACACCTCCATTGCCCCGTTACCCGGATTATGACCGCGAAGATGATAATTACGATGACCGTTACCGGGATAATTACTACGGCGATTGCCGTAAACTGCTATCCGCCCGTGAACTGGATCACGCCATAGAGGCCATCCGCAGCCGTGATTTTGAAAGCACCAAATTAAGTATAGCACGCGACGCCCTGCGAGGTGGCAGTATTATGGCCGATGATCTGAAGCGCCTGCTACTGCAGTTCGACCATGAAAGTACCCGCGTAGAGTTCGCCAAGTACGCCTACGATTCTCTCTGCGACCGAGAGCACTTCTACTATATCTACGACCTCTTTAGGTTTGATAGTAGTGTGCGGGAGCTGGAGGAGTTTTCGAGACGAAGAAGGTAA
- a CDS encoding ABC transporter ATP-binding protein, with amino-acid sequence MEDTPKHSGKVFDSDVLKRLFTFVKPYVKTFYFIIVLTFASAVLAAVRPFLIQYTVDHEILNNDWEGLNRMFVILGVLLVVHAIVQYLHTYFAGWLGQHVVRDIRVKLYRHILDLRLKFFDRTPIGTLVTRNVSDVETLSDVFSEGLAAMIGDVLQLVFILGFMFYIDWELALVSLSTFPLMVISTYIFKEKIKTTFQEVRTAVARLNSFVQEHITGMSIVQIFTNEKREMEKFREINKEHTRANIRSVLYYSVYFPIAEIIGAAGLGLLVWYGAYGVIEDDITLGTLMAFIMYIQMFFRPIRMIADRFNTLQLGVVSTERLMRLLDSKEMISDNGNYAPEKIKGNVRFENVWFAYKDEDWVLRDISFDVKAGESVAFVGATGAGKTSVINLLNRFYDINKGHIIVDGHDLQEYDLSVLRHHIGVVLQDVFLFSGTIADNISLGNKAITEEQMWHAADLVGARKFIERLPGGLHYQVMERGATLSVGQRQLISFVRAMVYNPEIIILDEATSSVDSETEELIQYAIDQLMHGRTSIVIAHRLSTIQKADKIIVLDRGELKEMGNHEELLEKNGYYAQLYQMQYKNMIDL; translated from the coding sequence TTGGAAGATACACCTAAACATTCTGGTAAAGTTTTCGACTCAGACGTGCTGAAGCGGCTTTTCACATTTGTAAAGCCCTATGTCAAGACGTTTTACTTTATCATTGTCCTGACTTTCGCCTCGGCCGTACTGGCAGCTGTGCGTCCCTTCCTGATTCAGTACACTGTTGACCACGAGATACTGAACAATGATTGGGAGGGCCTGAACCGCATGTTCGTGATTCTGGGTGTGCTCCTGGTGGTTCATGCCATTGTGCAGTACCTGCACACTTACTTTGCCGGTTGGCTGGGGCAGCATGTGGTGCGCGACATCCGCGTAAAGCTCTACCGGCACATACTGGACCTGCGCCTCAAGTTCTTCGACCGTACGCCTATCGGCACGCTCGTTACCCGCAACGTGTCCGACGTGGAGACATTGTCGGATGTATTTAGCGAGGGTTTGGCGGCTATGATCGGTGATGTCCTGCAGCTAGTGTTTATCTTAGGCTTCATGTTCTACATCGACTGGGAACTAGCTCTGGTGAGCCTCTCTACATTCCCGCTTATGGTAATCAGTACCTATATCTTTAAAGAGAAGATCAAGACGACTTTCCAGGAGGTGCGCACGGCGGTAGCCCGGCTTAACTCCTTTGTGCAGGAGCATATTACCGGGATGAGCATTGTGCAGATCTTCACGAATGAAAAGCGCGAGATGGAGAAGTTCCGTGAGATCAACAAGGAGCACACCCGTGCCAACATTCGCTCTGTGCTGTACTATTCAGTATACTTCCCGATAGCAGAAATTATTGGTGCTGCAGGCTTAGGTCTGTTGGTTTGGTATGGGGCTTATGGAGTGATAGAAGATGACATCACCTTGGGTACACTGATGGCCTTCATCATGTATATTCAGATGTTCTTCCGGCCTATCCGTATGATTGCAGACCGCTTCAATACACTTCAGTTAGGTGTGGTGAGCACCGAGCGCCTCATGCGCCTGCTCGATAGCAAGGAAATGATCTCGGACAACGGTAACTATGCTCCGGAGAAAATAAAAGGCAATGTACGCTTCGAGAACGTGTGGTTTGCCTATAAGGATGAGGACTGGGTGCTGCGCGATATTTCTTTTGATGTTAAAGCTGGTGAATCAGTGGCTTTTGTAGGTGCTACAGGCGCCGGTAAAACCTCAGTTATCAACCTACTCAACCGCTTTTACGACATAAACAAAGGCCATATTATAGTAGATGGACACGACCTGCAGGAGTATGACCTGAGCGTGCTGCGCCACCATATTGGCGTGGTGCTTCAGGATGTGTTTCTTTTCTCCGGAACAATAGCCGATAACATCAGCTTGGGTAACAAAGCCATTACAGAAGAGCAGATGTGGCACGCTGCCGACCTGGTGGGGGCACGCAAGTTTATAGAGCGTTTGCCAGGCGGACTGCATTACCAGGTAATGGAGCGCGGAGCAACCCTTTCTGTGGGCCAGCGCCAGCTGATTTCCTTTGTGAGGGCTATGGTATACAACCCAGAGATCATTATTCTGGATGAAGCCACCTCTAGTGTAGACTCTGAAACTGAAGAACTGATACAGTACGCCATAGACCAGCTGATGCATGGGCGTACTTCTATTGTTATCGCACACCGCCTCAGCACTATCCAGAAGGCGGATAAAATTATTGTGCTGGATCGCGGCGAGCTGAAAGAGATGGGCAACCACGAGGAGCTGTTAGAGAAAAACGGCTATTACGCCCAGCTCTACCAGATGCAGTACAAGAACATGATCGATTTATGA
- a CDS encoding GAF domain-containing protein, which translates to MTERKIENTFIGVNLIPDNEDERLNKLKEYEILDTPEEGAFNHIAAMATHMFKVPIALVSLVDADRVWFKANIGMGSIKSVPRGESLCSLAVLNEEPTIFQDAVTEPCLLANPLVTGNFGLRFYAGAPLVTSDGLNIGTFCLVDKEPREFTESDQKTLANLASIVMDEIELRYLRRKVNNEGSAD; encoded by the coding sequence GTGACGGAGAGAAAAATCGAAAATACATTTATCGGAGTTAACTTAATTCCTGATAATGAAGATGAGAGATTAAATAAGTTAAAAGAATACGAAATACTGGATACACCGGAGGAAGGTGCATTCAACCACATAGCCGCTATGGCTACCCATATGTTCAAGGTGCCTATCGCTTTGGTATCTTTAGTAGATGCTGATCGTGTGTGGTTTAAGGCTAACATAGGTATGGGGAGCATCAAGAGTGTACCTCGTGGTGAAAGCCTTTGCTCTTTGGCTGTCTTAAACGAGGAGCCTACTATTTTTCAGGATGCTGTAACAGAGCCATGCCTGCTAGCTAACCCTCTTGTTACTGGTAACTTTGGCCTGAGATTTTATGCAGGCGCACCGCTTGTTACGTCAGATGGTCTAAACATTGGTACTTTCTGCCTTGTAGATAAGGAGCCGCGCGAGTTTACCGAAAGCGACCAGAAAACATTGGCCAACCTGGCTTCCATTGTAATGGATGAAATAGAGTTGCGCTATCTGAGGCGCAAAGTGAACAATGAAGGTTCGGCGGACTAG
- a CDS encoding GyrI-like domain-containing protein: protein MKKLFYVMAGFATILLVLYTYLGGFAAPDVSVTTSETMYVAGVPFEGSVKDEKLQNAFKTSAEVLKSGGLSGTLSNIYYNDPEKAGDSIRAFIGVIIPDSAAQLPEGYELRTIPGGRKVVRAEANANMALLPRKLYAAAFDYAKEEKLKLEEFYVEWFPAEDRGVLEVPVKQ from the coding sequence ATGAAAAAGCTATTCTACGTAATGGCAGGCTTTGCCACTATCCTGCTGGTGCTTTATACCTACTTGGGTGGGTTTGCTGCTCCTGATGTAAGCGTTACTACCTCTGAGACCATGTATGTGGCTGGTGTTCCGTTTGAGGGTTCTGTGAAGGATGAGAAACTGCAAAATGCTTTTAAGACATCTGCTGAAGTGCTAAAGAGCGGTGGCCTGAGCGGTACCTTGAGTAACATCTACTATAACGACCCCGAGAAGGCCGGCGACAGCATCCGTGCCTTTATTGGCGTTATTATACCGGACTCAGCTGCTCAGCTGCCGGAGGGGTATGAGCTGCGCACAATACCTGGAGGCCGTAAAGTCGTGCGTGCCGAGGCCAATGCTAACATGGCACTGCTGCCGCGAAAGCTGTATGCCGCCGCGTTCGACTATGCGAAGGAGGAGAAGTTGAAGCTGGAAGAGTTCTACGTGGAGTGGTTCCCGGCGGAAGACCGAGGTGTGCTGGAGGTGCCGGTGAAGCAATAA